TTTTCCCCACTGGTGCTCATAAGGTTGGCGCAACATTTGGTCCGCTTGTTGAAAAACTTGTACGAGGTGCATTTGATCCGACAAGGCAAAAAGCATTATGGCCGTCGACTGGTAATTACTGCCGTGGAGGTGCGTATGATTCTTATCTTCTTTCCTGTCCAAGTGTTGCAGTGTTACCCGAAGGTATGTCCAAAGAGCGTTTTGAATGGTTAAAAGAAGTAGGAGCAGAGATTTATGCTACGCCTGGAGTGGAAAGCAATGTAAAAGAAGTATTTGATAAGACGAAGGAATTAAAAAAAGAAAGGCCTGATGAGATTGTAGTTCTGAACCAGTTTGACGAAATTGGAAATGCGATCTGGCATTATGCTGTAACTGGTCCTGCAATGGAAGAGATATATAATAATGAGAGAAAAGGAAATCAACGTCTTTCAGCACTCTTTCTTACACAAGGATCTGCTGGAACGCTTGGGAGCGGGAACTACCTCAGGGAGAAATTCCCAACAATTAAGATTAGTGCAGGCGAAGCAGTGCAGTGTCCTACTCTTTTAAATAATGGCTTCGGCGGACATCGGATTGAAGGGATTGGTGATAAGCATGTTCCCTGGATTTTTGATGTAAAAAATATCGATATGGTAGCAGGTATCGATGATGAAGCTTGTATGCATATTATAAGACTTTTCAATGAACCTGAAGGAAGAGCGTATCTTAAAAAAATAGGAGTTAACCTTGAGCTTGTAGATAAACTTGACTTGCTTGGCATTTCTTCTATTGCAAATATTTTAGGTGCGATAAAAATGGCAAAATACTTTGAGATGGACAGAAATGACATTGTTGTTACCGTTGCGACAGATTCAATGGAACTGTATGGTTCTAGAATAGCAGAATTAAGAGAGGAGTATGGAGCATACAGAGAAATTGATGCGGCACAAGATTTTGAAAGATATTTAATGGGGGTAACTACTGATTGGATGTTAGAGCTTTCCTACTGGGATA
This DNA window, taken from Caldisericota bacterium, encodes the following:
- a CDS encoding pyridoxal-phosphate dependent enzyme, encoding WDLNPRNLFRITWKNEPVRFGGRFNGINYLEIPQEISGTKARIIVLVGKFFPTGAHKVGATFGPLVEKLVRGAFDPTRQKALWPSTGNYCRGGAYDSYLLSCPSVAVLPEGMSKERFEWLKEVGAEIYATPGVESNVKEVFDKTKELKKERPDEIVVLNQFDEIGNAIWHYAVTGPAMEEIYNNERKGNQRLSALFLTQGSAGTLGSGNYLREKFPTIKISAGEAVQCPTLLNNGFGGHRIEGIGDKHVPWIFDVKNIDMVAGIDDEACMHIIRLFNEPEGRAYLKKIGVNLELVDKLDLLGISSIANILGAIKMAKYFEMDRNDIVVTVATDSMELYGSRIAELREEYGAYREIDAAQDFERYLMGVTTDWMLELSYWDKKRMHNLKYFTWIEQQGKTVEELDEQWFNDNYWKDKFNSFRDLDEKIKEFNEKVGLIRKYR